Proteins encoded together in one Sphingomonas radiodurans window:
- a CDS encoding MFS transporter: MTTTAAIDEQVEPAPDDIRLVISASALGTVFEWYDFFIYGTLAASGIIGRTFFPAGNETVQTLLAWAGFAVGFGFRPLGAVVFGYLGDRLGRKYTFLVTIALMGVATAAVGLVPSYEAIGMAAPIIIILLRIAQGLALGGEYGGAAVYVAEHSPPGRSGFYTSFIQAGVAGGFILSLAVVLAFKALIPADAWGEWGWRLPFLFSVVLLAISLWMRVKLSESPVFKKMRAAGEIEANPVRAAFTYPGNLKRMFVAMIGIAAGLTVIWYTSMFSVLSFLQTTMRVDETTAQLLSAAGALMGLFWFVYFGRLSDRIGRKKPIVIGYVATLILLFPIFWLIAAAANPGLARAGETSPVVVSGPDCAYSPFSAKQETECGSLLDALSKKGVPYTTAVAPQTGITIGARPLADRSPQAIDAALTAAGYDLTKVVPTASNIALILLAILGITGLSGITYGPVAAALAEMFPPAIRYSSLSIPYHLGTGYFGGFLPFISQYIVAKTGDPFAGLWYTWGITLLALIVCLIWLRDDAQGRATVA, translated from the coding sequence ATGACGACGACCGCGGCAATCGACGAGCAGGTTGAACCGGCACCGGATGACATCCGGCTGGTCATCTCGGCCTCCGCGCTCGGTACCGTGTTCGAATGGTATGATTTCTTCATTTACGGCACGCTCGCCGCATCGGGCATCATCGGCCGCACCTTCTTCCCCGCGGGGAACGAGACGGTGCAGACCTTGCTCGCCTGGGCGGGCTTCGCGGTCGGCTTCGGGTTTCGCCCGCTCGGCGCCGTGGTGTTCGGCTATCTAGGCGACCGGCTGGGCCGCAAATACACCTTCCTCGTCACGATCGCGCTGATGGGCGTCGCCACCGCCGCCGTCGGGCTGGTCCCGTCCTATGAGGCGATCGGCATGGCGGCGCCGATCATCATCATCTTGCTGCGCATCGCGCAAGGGCTCGCGCTCGGCGGTGAATATGGCGGCGCGGCGGTCTATGTCGCGGAGCATTCGCCACCCGGAAGGAGTGGCTTCTATACCAGCTTCATCCAGGCCGGCGTGGCGGGCGGCTTCATCCTCAGCCTTGCCGTGGTGCTCGCGTTCAAGGCGCTGATCCCGGCCGACGCCTGGGGCGAGTGGGGCTGGCGGCTGCCGTTCCTGTTCTCGGTCGTGCTGCTCGCGATCTCGCTGTGGATGCGCGTGAAGCTTTCCGAAAGCCCGGTGTTCAAGAAGATGCGCGCCGCCGGCGAGATCGAGGCGAACCCAGTGCGCGCGGCCTTCACCTATCCCGGCAATCTCAAGCGCATGTTCGTCGCGATGATCGGCATCGCCGCGGGGCTGACGGTGATCTGGTACACGTCGATGTTCAGCGTGCTCTCGTTCCTGCAGACGACGATGCGCGTCGATGAAACGACGGCGCAATTGCTGTCCGCCGCCGGCGCGCTGATGGGCCTGTTCTGGTTCGTCTATTTCGGCCGCTTGTCCGATCGCATCGGGCGCAAGAAGCCGATCGTGATCGGCTATGTCGCGACGCTGATCCTGCTATTCCCGATCTTCTGGCTGATCGCCGCCGCCGCCAACCCCGGTCTCGCGCGCGCCGGCGAGACATCGCCGGTCGTCGTCTCCGGCCCCGACTGCGCCTACAGCCCGTTTTCGGCCAAGCAGGAGACCGAATGCGGTAGCCTGCTCGATGCCCTCTCGAAGAAGGGCGTGCCCTACACCACCGCCGTAGCGCCGCAGACCGGCATCACGATCGGCGCCCGTCCGCTAGCCGATCGCTCGCCGCAAGCGATCGACGCTGCGCTCACCGCCGCCGGCTACGATCTCACGAAGGTCGTGCCCACCGCGAGCAACATCGCGCTGATCCTGCTCGCGATCCTCGGCATCACCGGCCTCTCGGGAATCACCTACGGCCCCGTCGCCGCGGCGCTTGCGGAAATGTTCCCACCCGCAATCCGTTACTCGTCACTGTCGATCCCCTACCATCTCGGCACCGGCTATTTCGGCGGGTTCCTGCCCTTCATCAGCCAGTATATCGTCGCCAAGACGGGCGATCCGTTCGCCGGCCTCTGGTATACTTGGGGGATAACGCTGCTGGCGTTGATCGTCTGCCTGATCTGGCTGCGCGACGATGCGCAGGGACGCGCCACAGTGGCGTGA
- the alr gene encoding alanine racemase encodes MTAPARLRLDGAALVENWRALARMSGTAACGAAVKADGYGLGAREVVQRLAAAGCRNFFVATWAEAASLADLGVPLAVLHGVRAADLPLTGHHARPVLNSTAQVQRWREAGQGACDVMVDTGMNRLGISLEDVAAGLLDGLTIDTLMSHLACADEDAAMNAGQRAALQSLAGRTSARRLSLANSAGIALGPDYSFDLTRPGLALYGGVPRAKLAAMIRPVVTIEAEVLQRRHVPAGARVGYNATWIATRDSQVAVVNLGYADGYRRAFSDRGTAFAGDRALPVIGRVSMDLTAIDITGVEVGEGDWLAFDPDLARASAASGVSQYELLTGLGHRFDQVWM; translated from the coding sequence ATGACCGCACCCGCCCGCCTGCGCCTCGACGGCGCCGCCCTCGTTGAAAACTGGCGCGCATTGGCGCGGATGAGCGGCACCGCGGCGTGCGGCGCGGCAGTAAAGGCCGACGGCTACGGGCTCGGCGCGCGCGAGGTGGTCCAGCGGCTGGCCGCAGCGGGATGCCGCAACTTCTTCGTCGCCACCTGGGCCGAAGCCGCGTCACTCGCCGATCTCGGCGTGCCGCTCGCCGTCCTGCACGGCGTCCGCGCCGCCGATCTGCCGCTCACCGGCCACCACGCCCGCCCGGTGCTCAACTCGACCGCGCAGGTCCAGCGCTGGCGCGAAGCCGGGCAGGGCGCCTGCGACGTGATGGTCGACACCGGCATGAACCGCCTCGGCATCTCGCTCGAGGATGTCGCCGCCGGCCTGCTCGATGGCCTGACGATCGACACGTTGATGAGCCACCTCGCCTGTGCCGACGAAGACGCCGCGATGAACGCCGGCCAGCGTGCCGCTCTACAGTCGCTCGCCGGCCGCACGAGCGCCCGTCGCCTCAGCCTCGCCAACTCCGCCGGCATCGCGCTCGGCCCGGACTATTCCTTCGACCTGACTCGCCCCGGCCTCGCGCTCTACGGCGGGGTCCCGAGGGCCAAACTCGCCGCGATGATCCGCCCGGTCGTGACGATCGAAGCCGAGGTGCTGCAACGCCGCCACGTCCCCGCCGGCGCCCGCGTCGGCTACAACGCCACCTGGATCGCGACGCGCGACAGTCAGGTCGCGGTCGTCAACCTCGGCTACGCCGACGGCTACCGCCGCGCCTTCTCCGACCGCGGCACCGCCTTCGCGGGTGATCGAGCACTGCCGGTAATCGGCCGCGTCTCGATGGACCTGACCGCGATCGACATTACCGGCGTCGAGGTAGGCGAGGGCGACTGGCTCGCGTTCGACCCGGATCTCGCCCGCGCCTCCGCCGCGTCAGGCGTCTCGCAATACGAACTCCTCACCGGCCTTGGCCACCGCTTCGACCAGGTCTGGATGTAA
- a CDS encoding alpha/beta hydrolase yields the protein MLRSETAANDDRQAAALAGLTRYQEAPRRLRRMAPARRRQGRARLRDYGGTGRPVLFVPSLINPPFILDLMEGRSLVRWIAEQGFHAWLLDWGEPRPADHGLDVAGHVERLLLPLLRRFETPPIVVGYCLGGTMSVAAAASGLLAGVATIASPWRFDGYGAAGRKDMAALWGAAKPACAQLGLVPMEVLQSGFWKLDPARTIAKYEAFAAMPEPETGMFVAMEDWANAGAPLTYAAGAELFEQMLADDAPGRGAWRVAGAVVDPLALPCPAIEFVSLSDRIVPAATAIGLPERCDLGAGHVGMVVGSRARAQLWEPLRDWLGSVPIPVTPDLIRGHAALAAREKKRDPGSRPG from the coding sequence TTGCTGCGCAGCGAAACCGCAGCAAATGATGATCGACAGGCGGCGGCGCTGGCTGGACTGACGCGGTATCAGGAGGCGCCACGACGGTTGCGGCGGATGGCGCCGGCGCGGCGGCGGCAGGGTCGAGCACGGTTGCGTGATTACGGCGGCACGGGGCGGCCAGTGTTGTTCGTGCCGTCGCTGATCAACCCGCCCTTCATCCTCGACCTGATGGAAGGGCGATCGCTCGTCCGGTGGATCGCCGAGCAGGGCTTTCACGCGTGGCTGCTCGATTGGGGGGAACCTAGGCCGGCGGATCACGGCCTCGACGTTGCGGGGCATGTCGAGCGCTTGCTGCTGCCGTTGCTGCGGCGGTTCGAGACGCCGCCGATCGTGGTCGGCTATTGTCTCGGCGGGACGATGAGCGTCGCGGCGGCGGCGAGCGGGCTGCTTGCTGGGGTGGCGACGATCGCTTCGCCGTGGCGGTTCGACGGTTATGGCGCGGCGGGGCGCAAGGACATGGCGGCGCTGTGGGGGGCGGCTAAGCCCGCTTGCGCGCAGCTGGGGCTGGTGCCGATGGAGGTGCTGCAATCGGGGTTCTGGAAGCTCGATCCCGCCCGCACCATCGCCAAGTACGAGGCGTTTGCGGCGATGCCGGAGCCCGAGACCGGGATGTTCGTGGCGATGGAGGATTGGGCGAATGCCGGCGCGCCGCTGACCTATGCGGCGGGCGCGGAGTTGTTCGAGCAGATGCTGGCGGACGATGCGCCGGGGCGCGGCGCGTGGCGGGTGGCGGGGGCGGTCGTCGATCCGCTGGCGCTGCCCTGCCCGGCGATCGAGTTCGTCTCGCTGAGCGATCGGATTGTGCCGGCCGCGACTGCGATCGGGCTGCCTGAGCGGTGCGATCTGGGCGCGGGGCATGTCGGGATGGTGGTGGGCAGCCGCGCGCGGGCGCAATTGTGGGAGCCGTTGCGGGATTGGTTGGGGAGCGTGCCCATCCCCGTCACCCCGGACTTGATCCGGGGTCACGCTGCCTTGGCTGCGAGGGAGAAGAAGCGGGATCCCGGCTCAAGGCCGGGATGA
- the phaR gene encoding polyhydroxyalkanoate synthesis repressor PhaR produces the protein MKKQHDVNGVVVIKKYANRRLYNTESSSYITLEHLAAMTRDGREFKVVDAKSDDDITHSVLTQIIMEEEGRGNTPMLPVNFLRQLIAMYGDSMQAMVPGYLEASMESFRRNQAQFKSAVEGAFAGSPFAEMAKRNMAMFEVATSAFKPKPAATTGTVPAVHHGSKDDEIAALKAELANLQDKVNKLAQ, from the coding sequence ATGAAGAAACAGCACGACGTGAACGGCGTGGTCGTCATCAAGAAATACGCCAATCGTCGGCTCTACAACACCGAAAGCTCATCCTACATCACGCTCGAGCATTTGGCCGCGATGACGCGCGACGGGCGCGAGTTCAAGGTCGTCGACGCCAAGTCCGACGACGATATCACGCATAGCGTGCTCACCCAGATCATCATGGAAGAGGAAGGCCGCGGCAACACGCCGATGCTGCCGGTGAACTTCCTGCGTCAGCTCATTGCGATGTACGGCGATTCGATGCAGGCAATGGTGCCCGGCTATCTCGAAGCCTCGATGGAAAGCTTCCGCCGCAACCAGGCGCAATTCAAGTCTGCGGTCGAAGGCGCCTTCGCCGGCTCGCCCTTCGCCGAAATGGCCAAGCGCAACATGGCGATGTTCGAAGTCGCCACCAGCGCCTTCAAGCCCAAGCCTGCGGCAACCACCGGCACCGTTCCGGCCGTCCACCACGGTAGCAAGGATGACGAGATCGCCGCGCTGAAGGCCGAACTCGCGAACCTGCAGGACAAGGTGAACAAGTTGGCGCAGTAA
- a CDS encoding class I SAM-dependent methyltransferase: protein MRTIAIATVLLASASALVAQTATAPTTAVKAAIADTQRSEANRARDRYRHPAETLAFFGVKPTDTVVEFIPGGGWYTEILAPMVKGKGRYVAFVPTRNAEGVQKMLTTKEAWFGPATVATIDPATGVSTLPAGSADVVLTFRNVHNLLMGEDQQVAGRTFAAFFAALKPGGTLGVVDHRLPETMDTALEKKSGYIKRSTVVRLAQAAGFKLAGESRVNANPKDTHDHPEGVWTLPPNYRLKDVDKAKYAAIGESDRFTLKFVKPK from the coding sequence ATGCGCACCATCGCCATTGCGACCGTTCTGCTCGCCAGTGCCTCCGCGCTCGTCGCGCAGACCGCAACAGCGCCCACTACCGCGGTGAAGGCAGCGATCGCCGACACGCAGCGCAGCGAGGCGAACCGCGCGCGCGACCGCTATCGCCACCCGGCCGAAACGCTCGCCTTCTTCGGCGTGAAGCCGACCGACACGGTCGTCGAGTTCATCCCCGGCGGCGGCTGGTATACCGAGATCCTCGCGCCGATGGTGAAGGGCAAGGGCCGCTATGTCGCGTTCGTGCCGACCCGGAATGCCGAGGGCGTGCAGAAGATGCTGACGACGAAGGAAGCATGGTTCGGCCCGGCGACGGTGGCGACAATCGATCCGGCGACCGGCGTCAGCACGCTTCCGGCGGGCAGCGCGGATGTCGTGCTGACGTTCCGCAACGTCCACAATCTGCTGATGGGCGAGGACCAGCAAGTCGCTGGCCGCACGTTCGCTGCATTCTTCGCGGCGCTGAAGCCGGGCGGCACGCTGGGCGTGGTCGATCACCGCCTGCCCGAGACGATGGACACCGCGCTGGAGAAGAAGAGCGGCTATATCAAGCGCTCGACCGTGGTGCGGCTGGCGCAGGCGGCGGGCTTCAAGCTGGCAGGCGAGAGCCGCGTCAATGCGAACCCGAAGGACACGCACGATCACCCCGAGGGCGTATGGACGCTGCCGCCGAACTATCGGCTGAAGGATGTCGACAAGGCAAAGTATGCGGCAATCGGCGAGAGCGATCGGTTTACGCTGAAGTTCGTCAAGCCGAAGTGA
- a CDS encoding 5-oxoprolinase subunit B family protein translates to MTPPIFRPAGAGALLADFGGAIDEAVFARVVALDRALAHAAPPGLIETVPAYTSLLLVFDPLATDHAAIEALAAPHAAAPAADFANVATHEVPVCYDCADAPDLAAVAERLAMPPEAVIAAHLAGDYRVFMYGFAPGYAYLGGVPEALHLPRKPAAVRGHPLGSVMIAGPQCLITTLPMPTGWWVIGRTPLRVLDAAAEKPFRFEPGDRVRFTRIAAA, encoded by the coding sequence GTGACGCCGCCGATCTTTCGGCCGGCCGGCGCCGGTGCGCTGCTGGCGGACTTCGGCGGCGCGATCGACGAGGCGGTGTTCGCTCGCGTCGTCGCGCTCGATCGTGCGCTGGCGCACGCCGCGCCGCCTGGCCTGATCGAAACGGTGCCCGCCTATACCAGCCTGCTGCTTGTCTTCGATCCCCTCGCCACCGATCACGCCGCGATCGAGGCGCTCGCCGCGCCGCATGCCGCAGCGCCCGCCGCTGACTTCGCCAATGTCGCGACGCACGAGGTGCCGGTCTGCTACGACTGCGCAGACGCGCCCGATCTCGCCGCAGTCGCCGAACGGCTCGCGATGCCGCCGGAAGCGGTGATCGCCGCGCATCTCGCGGGCGACTATCGCGTGTTCATGTACGGCTTCGCGCCCGGCTACGCCTACCTCGGCGGCGTGCCCGAGGCGCTCCACCTGCCACGCAAGCCCGCCGCCGTACGCGGCCATCCCCTCGGCAGCGTGATGATCGCCGGCCCGCAATGCCTGATCACGACGCTGCCGATGCCGACCGGCTGGTGGGTGATCGGCCGCACGCCCCTGCGCGTGCTCGACGCCGCCGCCGAGAAGCCGTTCCGCTTCGAGCCGGGCGACCGCGTCCGCTTCACCCGCATCGCTGCGGCATGA
- a CDS encoding 5-oxoprolinase subunit C family protein, with protein MTNARVRIVAAGPLTSVQDRGRAGWRRFGAPPSGPIDRRAFAAALAALGLAADAAAIELSLGGLTIIAEDTPVAIALAGAATARIDGIAIGGWCVTTLMPGSQCRIEPTSANWGYCALAGTIEAPAWLDSRSTHLIAGLGGGRLAAGDTLTIATARDDLAATAIPPPERDPITEARIILGPQHRFFDTDVLARLTDQPFTTSARFDRMGLVLDGPPLPPNRIDMPSEPAIRGALQVDGDGRISLLTADHQTTGGYPRIAVVVEPDIDRVAQLSPGSPLRFVAIDASKAIALTRAAAAHDAAWLTRIADARRPRPSLLTVNLIGGVVDALGDPGTPS; from the coding sequence ATGACCAATGCGCGCGTCCGCATCGTCGCGGCGGGTCCGCTCACCAGCGTGCAGGATCGCGGCCGCGCCGGCTGGCGCCGCTTCGGCGCTCCCCCATCAGGCCCGATCGACCGCCGCGCCTTCGCAGCCGCGCTGGCCGCGCTAGGTCTGGCGGCCGACGCAGCAGCGATCGAGTTATCACTCGGCGGCCTCACGATCATCGCCGAGGACACGCCCGTCGCCATCGCGCTCGCCGGCGCCGCGACCGCCAGGATCGACGGCATCGCGATCGGCGGCTGGTGCGTGACGACGCTGATGCCCGGTTCGCAATGCCGCATCGAGCCGACCAGCGCCAACTGGGGCTATTGCGCACTGGCGGGCACGATCGAGGCGCCCGCCTGGCTCGACAGCCGCTCGACCCACCTGATCGCCGGCCTAGGCGGCGGCCGGCTGGCGGCCGGCGACACACTGACGATCGCCACCGCGCGCGACGACCTCGCCGCCACCGCCATCCCCCCGCCCGAGCGCGATCCAATCACCGAAGCGCGCATCATCCTCGGCCCGCAACACCGCTTCTTCGATACCGACGTGCTGGCCCGGCTCACCGACCAGCCCTTCACCACCAGCGCCCGCTTCGACCGCATGGGGCTCGTCCTCGACGGCCCCCCGCTACCCCCCAACCGCATCGACATGCCAAGCGAACCCGCCATCCGCGGTGCGCTGCAAGTGGACGGCGACGGCCGCATCAGCCTCCTCACCGCCGATCACCAGACCACCGGCGGCTACCCCCGCATCGCCGTCGTGGTGGAACCCGACATCGACCGGGTGGCGCAACTGTCGCCTGGCTCGCCGCTGCGGTTCGTGGCGATCGATGCGTCAAAAGCCATCGCCCTGACGCGCGCGGCGGCGGCGCACGACGCCGCTTGGCTCACCCGCATCGCAGACGCCCGCCGCCCGCGCCCATCGTTGCTGACCGTCAACCTTATCGGCGGGGTGGTGGATGCGCTGGGCGATCCTGGCACGCCCTCATAA
- a CDS encoding DUF4336 domain-containing protein encodes MTRLGYTPYEPQLVPVEWAENIWTVEGPEVAYRLAGMAIPCPTRMTVAKLADGGLWLHSPVAYTAALDQALAKLGRVSALIAPNSYHYLNVKPWAEAHRESAVFASPDVVQKIDLARCIALVTDTSPKRATEIEQVSIDLGSFKETVFFHRASRTLIVTDLMQTFEESRIRSLPIKLLLKAGGATGPNARPSIEIRLAARSHREALRAGVERMIEWNPERIILSHGRCVQTNAVAEIERAFRWVA; translated from the coding sequence ATGACGCGCCTCGGCTACACGCCTTACGAACCCCAGCTCGTGCCGGTCGAATGGGCAGAGAATATCTGGACGGTCGAAGGGCCTGAAGTCGCGTATCGGTTGGCCGGCATGGCCATTCCTTGCCCAACCCGGATGACCGTCGCGAAGCTCGCCGATGGCGGGCTGTGGCTACATTCGCCAGTGGCCTACACGGCGGCGCTCGATCAAGCATTGGCAAAGCTCGGACGCGTTTCGGCTTTGATCGCGCCGAACAGCTATCACTATCTGAACGTCAAACCCTGGGCGGAAGCGCACCGCGAATCAGCCGTCTTCGCCTCGCCTGATGTCGTGCAGAAGATCGATCTCGCGAGGTGCATCGCACTTGTAACCGACACGTCACCGAAACGGGCGACCGAGATCGAACAGGTCTCGATTGATCTGGGCAGTTTCAAAGAGACGGTCTTCTTCCATCGAGCATCGCGCACGCTCATCGTAACCGACCTGATGCAGACCTTCGAAGAGTCACGCATCCGGAGCCTTCCGATCAAACTGCTGCTGAAAGCCGGCGGCGCAACCGGTCCGAACGCCCGCCCATCGATCGAGATCAGGCTCGCCGCCCGCAGCCATCGCGAAGCGTTGCGCGCGGGTGTGGAACGGATGATCGAATGGAACCCAGAACGGATTATCCTGTCGCACGGTCGGTGCGTTCAGACCAACGCGGTCGCGGAGATAGAACGGGCGTTCCGCTGGGTCGCGTGA
- the trpE gene encoding anthranilate synthase component I, producing the protein MAPIRKPLDALAARAPALVWRRRIADTETPVAAALKLIEPGRGDFLLESVEGGAVRGRHSLIGLAPDLVFRAEGNAAAINRTWLTDRDAFAPCPAPTLDALRELVASCRMDVPPELPRALACLVGYFGYETIGLVETLPVREVDALGLPDMMFVRPTVVLVFDRLADALFLVAPVWPDATRDPAAIVEAAEERLDAVEARLALATLPPRVRAEPVEIALTPTLPAGRYAEMVLAAKDYIVAGDVFQVVLAQRFTAPFALPPFELYRALRRINPSPFLYHLDLPGFSLTGSSPEILVRVRDGEVTIRPIAGTRPRGKTASEDEANRASLLADPKERAEHLMLLDLGRNDVGRVAAAGSVHVTDSYMVEFYSHVMHIVSNVTGRLDDKHDAIDALFAGFPAGTVSGAPKVRACQIIAELEGEKRGAYAGGVGYFSPDGSMDSCIVLRTAVVKDGTIHVQAGAGIVADSDPVYEQRECEAKAGALLAAAREAVTRAGEGGFGQ; encoded by the coding sequence GTGGCTCCAATCCGTAAGCCTCTGGATGCGCTCGCGGCTCGCGCGCCGGCGCTCGTCTGGCGGCGGCGGATTGCCGATACCGAGACGCCGGTCGCCGCGGCGCTGAAGCTGATCGAGCCGGGGCGCGGCGATTTCCTACTCGAATCGGTCGAGGGCGGCGCGGTGCGCGGGCGGCACAGCCTGATCGGGCTGGCGCCGGATCTGGTGTTCCGTGCCGAGGGGAATGCGGCGGCGATCAACCGGACGTGGCTGACCGATCGCGACGCGTTCGCGCCCTGCCCTGCCCCGACGCTCGATGCTTTGCGCGAGCTGGTCGCATCGTGCCGGATGGACGTGCCGCCCGAACTGCCGCGCGCGCTCGCCTGCCTCGTCGGCTATTTCGGCTACGAGACGATCGGGCTGGTCGAGACGCTGCCGGTACGCGAGGTGGATGCGCTCGGGCTGCCCGACATGATGTTCGTGCGGCCGACGGTGGTGCTGGTGTTCGACCGGCTCGCGGACGCGCTGTTCCTCGTGGCGCCGGTGTGGCCGGATGCGACGCGCGATCCGGCGGCGATCGTCGAGGCGGCGGAGGAGCGGCTGGATGCGGTAGAGGCGCGGCTCGCGCTTGCGACGCTGCCGCCGCGGGTGCGCGCCGAGCCGGTCGAGATCGCGCTGACGCCGACGCTGCCGGCGGGGCGCTATGCCGAGATGGTGCTGGCGGCGAAGGACTATATCGTCGCGGGCGACGTGTTCCAGGTGGTGCTGGCGCAGCGCTTCACCGCGCCGTTCGCGCTGCCGCCGTTCGAACTGTATCGCGCGCTGCGGCGGATCAATCCGTCACCGTTCCTCTATCACCTCGATCTGCCGGGGTTCTCGCTGACCGGATCGAGCCCCGAGATCCTCGTGCGCGTTCGCGATGGCGAGGTGACGATTAGGCCGATCGCGGGCACCCGGCCGCGCGGCAAGACCGCAAGCGAGGACGAGGCGAACCGCGCGAGCCTGCTCGCCGACCCGAAGGAGCGCGCCGAGCATCTGATGCTGCTCGATCTCGGGCGCAACGATGTCGGGCGGGTGGCGGCGGCGGGATCGGTGCACGTGACCGACAGTTATATGGTCGAATTCTACAGCCATGTGATGCACATCGTGTCGAACGTGACCGGGCGGCTGGATGACAAGCACGATGCGATCGACGCGCTGTTCGCGGGATTTCCGGCCGGCACCGTCAGCGGCGCGCCCAAGGTGCGGGCGTGCCAGATCATCGCGGAGCTGGAGGGCGAGAAGCGCGGGGCTTATGCCGGTGGCGTCGGCTATTTCTCGCCCGACGGATCGATGGATTCGTGCATCGTGCTGCGCACCGCGGTGGTGAAGGACGGGACGATCCACGTGCAGGCGGGCGCAGGGATCGTAGCCGACAGCGACCCGGTTTACGAACAGCGCGAGTGCGAAGCGAAGGCCGGCGCACTGCTGGCGGCGGCGCGCGAGGCGGTTACGCGGGCTGGCGAGGGTGGGTTCGGGCAGTAG